A stretch of the Maridesulfovibrio bastinii DSM 16055 genome encodes the following:
- the urtD gene encoding urea ABC transporter ATP-binding protein UrtD — translation MVIENTCSDTAVSTDIDVTHGVILYVNGVTVSFDGFKALNDLSLSINDGSLHCIIGPNGAGKTTMLDIITGKTRPDEGSVFFGADLELTKLNEYEVARAGIGRKFQTPTVFEQLTLFENLELALKADKRLFPSLFWKLSAEQKDRIEEVLNIIGAKDNGNMQAGLLSHGQKQWLEIGMLLMQSPRLLLLDEPAAGMTPQELENSIELLNSLKGKHTVVVIEHDMEFVRAIAERVTVLHEGHVLAEGSMDFVQNDPKVVEVYLGV, via the coding sequence ATGGTAATTGAAAATACATGTTCGGACACGGCTGTGTCCACTGATATAGATGTAACCCACGGTGTTATTCTTTATGTTAACGGGGTTACCGTAAGTTTTGACGGATTCAAGGCTCTTAACGATCTGTCATTATCCATCAATGACGGCTCCCTTCATTGTATTATCGGTCCAAACGGAGCCGGCAAAACAACTATGCTGGACATTATCACCGGTAAAACAAGACCGGATGAAGGCTCGGTTTTTTTCGGAGCGGACCTGGAACTTACCAAACTTAATGAATATGAAGTAGCCCGGGCCGGTATAGGCCGAAAGTTTCAGACTCCCACTGTTTTTGAGCAGTTGACCTTGTTTGAAAATCTGGAACTTGCGCTGAAAGCTGACAAAAGATTGTTTCCCAGCCTTTTCTGGAAACTTAGCGCGGAGCAGAAAGACCGTATTGAAGAAGTCCTTAATATTATCGGTGCAAAAGATAATGGAAATATGCAGGCCGGACTGCTTTCACACGGACAGAAGCAGTGGCTTGAGATTGGCATGCTGCTGATGCAGTCTCCAAGGCTGCTTCTTCTTGACGAGCCCGCTGCTGGTATGACCCCGCAGGAACTGGAAAATTCCATTGAGCTTCTTAATTCCCTCAAAGGTAAACATACTGTTGTTGTCATTGAGCATGATATGGAGTTTGTACGCGCCATAGCCGAGCGGGTGACCGTTCTGCATGAAGGGCATGTGCTGGCAGAGGGCAGTATGGATTTTGTCCAGAACGATCCTAAAGTTGTGGAAGTTTATCTGGGAGTTTAA
- the urtC gene encoding urea ABC transporter permease subunit UrtC translates to MNPYSHFQSRKSWFVILVISLIFMVVIPVLNTAAPEQSFLHVPDYMIQLLGKFLCYGLCALAIDLIWGFTGILSLGHGVFFAFGGYAMGMHLMRAMSGLGVYKSDLPDFMVFLNWKELPWFWLGFDHFWFAMLMIILVPGITALIFGFFAFRSRIKGVYFSIITQALTYALMLLFFRNNTGFGGNNGLTDFKSLLGFSLLEHSTKLGLYIASCLAVLLGYMVCRYITSSKLGRVLTAIRDAEDRVMFSGYSPLQYKLFVWTLSAIMCGIAGALYVPQVGIINPSEMAPANSIEMAIWVAVGGRGSLIGALIGTGIVNGAKSWFTAVAPEYWLYFLGVLFIGTTLFLPNGVIGIGGQLKAWIASRKEEDADNQQSERELNESSVGTPVNKELE, encoded by the coding sequence ATGAATCCTTACTCACATTTTCAATCAAGAAAGTCATGGTTTGTCATTCTTGTCATTTCGCTGATATTCATGGTGGTAATCCCTGTTCTCAATACCGCGGCTCCGGAGCAGTCATTCCTTCATGTCCCGGATTACATGATTCAGCTTTTAGGAAAGTTTCTCTGTTACGGTCTCTGTGCGCTGGCCATTGATCTGATCTGGGGTTTTACAGGTATACTAAGTCTCGGACACGGAGTCTTTTTCGCTTTCGGCGGTTACGCCATGGGCATGCACCTTATGCGGGCCATGTCGGGACTTGGAGTCTATAAATCGGATCTGCCTGATTTTATGGTCTTTCTGAACTGGAAAGAACTGCCATGGTTCTGGCTTGGATTCGATCACTTCTGGTTCGCTATGCTTATGATAATTCTCGTACCCGGAATCACTGCTCTCATATTCGGCTTTTTTGCATTCCGTTCAAGAATCAAAGGTGTTTATTTCTCTATCATAACGCAGGCTCTCACCTATGCTTTGATGTTGCTCTTTTTCCGGAACAATACCGGATTCGGAGGCAATAACGGATTGACGGACTTCAAGAGTCTGCTTGGATTTTCCCTGCTCGAACATTCTACCAAGCTCGGGCTTTACATCGCTTCCTGTCTTGCGGTTCTCTTGGGATATATGGTGTGCCGTTACATCACATCTTCAAAACTGGGCAGAGTGCTTACAGCTATCCGTGATGCCGAAGACCGGGTTATGTTTTCCGGGTATTCTCCATTGCAGTATAAACTGTTTGTCTGGACTCTCTCAGCCATAATGTGCGGCATAGCCGGTGCCTTGTATGTACCGCAGGTCGGAATAATCAATCCAAGTGAAATGGCTCCGGCAAACTCGATCGAGATGGCAATATGGGTTGCTGTGGGCGGTCGCGGTTCACTTATAGGAGCTCTGATCGGAACAGGAATCGTAAATGGAGCCAAAAGCTGGTTTACAGCTGTAGCACCCGAATACTGGCTTTATTTTCTGGGAGTCCTTTTTATCGGCACAACACTCTTTCTCCCGAATGGAGTTATCGGCATAGGCGGTCAGCTGAAAGCATGGATAGCAAGCCGTAAGGAAGAGGATGCTGATAACCAGCAGTCTGAAAGAGAGCTGAATGAATCTTCAGTCGGAACTCCGGTAAATAAGGAGTTGGAATGA
- the urtB gene encoding urea ABC transporter permease subunit UrtB — translation MKNVLTVFIVLLTLLFSISAQAAENSGLEDAVASLATHNRRHMVSVIKNIGELGDVKALPVLQALMHRDLRFDGNKAVIVYDDKDPVYAMTGEPFTGDKSSLKNYRINNMVRRAIKPVIAELQLYSSNREERLAAANELAEKANLQAVNTIEKVLSTEKDKEVAEALKLALALTSLKSNEKGRELKAIQIIGDSGNPLLINRLNKFIEKDDQGKYVVQDAEIVKAAHQAISTLKRKQIFVRAARDLFYGISLGSVLLLAALGLAITFGLMGVINMAHGEMLMLGAYSTYAVQELFVKFMPSMTEWYLILAIPLSFAIPCAVGMLLERGIIRYLYGRPLETLLATWGISLALIQTVRLIFGAQNVEVRNPDWLTGGFQLTDGLMITYNHVAIIVFVIFVVALVWFLLNKTPLGLQVRAVTQRRSTASAMGIYSSRIDMWTFGLGSGIAGLGGLALTLVGNVGPELGQSYIVDSFMVVVLGGVGKIAGTVVGSMSLGVINKILEPFTGAVLGKIIVLALVIIFIQKRPQGIFALKGRMAED, via the coding sequence ATGAAAAATGTCCTTACAGTTTTTATAGTTCTGCTTACGCTCCTTTTCAGCATTTCCGCACAGGCTGCGGAAAACAGCGGATTGGAGGATGCGGTGGCATCTCTTGCCACCCACAATCGCAGGCACATGGTGTCGGTTATCAAAAACATAGGAGAGCTTGGTGATGTTAAGGCTTTGCCTGTTTTACAGGCTCTTATGCATCGTGATCTGAGGTTTGACGGTAATAAAGCGGTAATTGTCTATGATGATAAAGATCCCGTCTATGCCATGACCGGTGAACCTTTTACCGGCGATAAAAGTTCTCTTAAAAATTATCGCATAAATAATATGGTTCGCAGAGCCATCAAACCCGTTATAGCCGAACTGCAGCTTTATTCATCAAACCGGGAAGAAAGGCTTGCCGCAGCAAATGAACTTGCTGAAAAAGCCAATCTGCAGGCTGTTAACACAATTGAAAAAGTCCTTTCCACAGAGAAGGATAAAGAAGTGGCAGAAGCCCTTAAACTTGCTTTGGCCTTGACCTCGCTCAAAAGTAACGAAAAGGGACGTGAACTTAAAGCTATCCAGATTATCGGTGACTCCGGAAATCCGCTGCTGATCAACAGGCTGAACAAATTTATAGAAAAAGATGATCAGGGAAAATACGTTGTACAGGATGCTGAGATAGTTAAGGCCGCCCATCAGGCTATTTCCACTCTTAAGCGCAAGCAGATATTTGTTCGTGCCGCGCGTGACCTGTTCTACGGCATAAGTCTCGGAAGTGTTTTGCTGCTTGCTGCTCTGGGGCTGGCAATTACCTTCGGTCTTATGGGCGTTATCAATATGGCTCATGGTGAAATGCTCATGCTGGGAGCCTATTCCACCTATGCTGTACAGGAATTATTTGTAAAATTTATGCCGTCCATGACAGAGTGGTATCTAATTTTAGCTATTCCGCTGTCTTTCGCCATACCATGCGCAGTGGGAATGCTGCTTGAAAGAGGGATTATCCGTTATCTTTACGGACGTCCTCTTGAGACTCTTCTTGCTACATGGGGTATCAGTCTTGCCCTTATTCAGACTGTCCGTCTTATCTTCGGAGCCCAGAATGTGGAGGTCCGCAATCCTGACTGGCTTACCGGTGGGTTTCAGCTGACTGATGGACTTATGATTACTTATAACCATGTGGCCATAATTGTTTTTGTTATTTTTGTCGTAGCTCTGGTCTGGTTCCTGCTCAACAAAACCCCGCTCGGGTTGCAGGTTCGCGCAGTTACTCAGCGCAGATCAACAGCTTCAGCAATGGGAATTTATTCTTCCCGCATTGATATGTGGACTTTCGGACTCGGTTCCGGGATTGCCGGACTCGGCGGACTTGCTCTGACTCTGGTTGGAAATGTCGGTCCTGAACTTGGTCAGTCCTATATAGTTGATTCATTCATGGTCGTTGTTCTTGGAGGAGTAGGAAAGATTGCCGGTACTGTAGTCGGTTCCATGAGTCTCGGAGTAATCAATAAAATACTTGAGCCTTTCACCGGTGCCGTGCTTGGAAAAATCATCGTTCTCGCACTTGTTATTATCTTTATTCAAAAGCGTCCGCAGGGAATATTTGCTCTGAAGGGCCGCATGGCGGAGGACTGA
- the urtA gene encoding urea ABC transporter substrate-binding protein, producing MKKSLIAITITLAMFLSTLAGGAHAADTIKVGILHSLSGTMAISETSLKDVALMTIDEINKNGGLLGKKIEPVVVDPASNWPLFAEKARELLSKDKVSVVFGCWTSVSRKSVLPVFEELNGLLFYPVQYEGEECSYNVFYTGAAPNQQAIPALKYLMSEDGGAAKRFVLLGTDYVYPRTTNKILRAYLHSKGVKDEDIMEKYTPFGYSDYQTIVSDVKKFAAAKPTCIINTINGDSNVPFYKELANQGVKAEDVPCVAFSVGEEELRGIDTKPLVGHLAAWNYFMSLKNPENDAFVKKWMAWVKKNNLPGGDKRVTNDPMEATYIGINMWAQAVRQAGTTNVDAVRQALAGQTFKAPSGYTVTMDPKNHHLHKPVLIGEVNENGQFDIVWKTDGPIRAQPWSQYLPDSAKKHADWTYPYVCGNCVKPKY from the coding sequence ATGAAAAAAAGTTTAATCGCTATTACCATCACGCTGGCGATGTTTCTAAGCACACTGGCTGGTGGAGCTCATGCTGCTGACACAATCAAAGTCGGTATCCTGCATTCACTTTCAGGAACAATGGCTATTAGTGAAACTTCTTTGAAAGATGTTGCACTGATGACAATTGATGAAATCAACAAGAATGGTGGACTGCTGGGTAAAAAAATTGAGCCTGTTGTTGTTGACCCTGCTTCTAACTGGCCCCTTTTTGCTGAAAAAGCCCGTGAGCTGCTCAGCAAGGATAAAGTATCCGTTGTTTTCGGCTGCTGGACTTCTGTTTCCAGAAAATCAGTTCTCCCTGTATTTGAAGAACTGAACGGACTTCTCTTCTACCCTGTCCAGTATGAAGGTGAAGAATGCTCATACAACGTATTTTACACCGGTGCTGCTCCGAACCAGCAGGCTATTCCCGCCCTTAAGTATCTGATGAGTGAAGACGGTGGCGCCGCAAAACGTTTTGTTCTTCTCGGAACTGACTATGTTTATCCGCGTACTACCAACAAAATTCTTCGTGCCTACCTCCATTCAAAAGGTGTTAAAGACGAAGATATCATGGAGAAATACACTCCCTTCGGATACAGCGACTACCAGACCATCGTATCTGATGTTAAAAAATTCGCTGCTGCCAAGCCCACATGCATTATCAACACCATCAACGGTGACTCCAATGTTCCTTTCTACAAAGAGCTGGCTAACCAGGGTGTAAAAGCTGAAGACGTTCCCTGCGTAGCTTTCTCCGTAGGTGAAGAAGAACTTCGCGGTATTGATACCAAACCTCTGGTAGGACATCTTGCTGCATGGAACTACTTCATGTCTCTCAAGAATCCTGAAAATGACGCTTTCGTTAAAAAATGGATGGCATGGGTCAAGAAAAACAATCTTCCCGGTGGTGACAAACGTGTAACCAACGACCCCATGGAAGCTACCTACATTGGAATCAACATGTGGGCACAGGCTGTGCGTCAGGCTGGAACCACCAATGTTGATGCTGTTCGTCAGGCCCTTGCCGGACAGACTTTCAAAGCTCCTTCCGGTTACACTGTAACCATGGACCCTAAAAACCATCACCTCCACAAACCAGTTCTTATCGGTGAAGTAAACGAAAACGGCCAGTTTGATATCGTCTGGAAAACAGACGGACCTATCCGTGCTCAACCCTGGAGTCAGTATCTTCCTGATTCAGCTAAGAAGCATGCTGACTGGACCTACCCTTATGTTTGCGGCAACTGCGTAAAGCCTAAGTACTAA
- a CDS encoding ribonucleoside-diphosphate reductase has product MTEQSVITRESAKMALEEHTRFQETVSSKKYQIRDPEGRLLEHSFTDVKNRLCREFLKNSSFNKQENEQVCEMLQSGRFIPAGSILCGLGNDHAKCSLSNCYLAKIESDSLEGIFEAQKKLARTYSYRGGSGIDITILRPAGDPVNNAAVTSSGAVSFMPLFSELTNTIGQNGRRGALMISLDIRHPDTKRFIWCKSRPGDIFGVDSLTGKMQDVFGANISLKVTDEFMKAVEEDGDWTFVFPHRSKISAKIYDESTLQLVPEVYAALDPRIGDRVEAEIVYKIVELDAENCLIKVQPDLSTDDAKAPLGAESFIFSVSRRRSENSDIFDLVRTVYNTLWDGDYSRWQELGLPLKEYEKVKARELLEEISASAWQSGDPGILYQDTTQRNTPGTYIDPLRLKPMSTNPCGEQALGYWSNCLLGAMVLFRYVVNPYTKEARFDSELFQEDLIRTLAFMDTMSDLNQDKHPLQEHRDADRYGKRIGIEFTGLGDMLAMLGMRYGSAESVNFVKDILREKAIVEISTSADLAERFGVVEALKDVDARKRFLESPYIKNLNLPEKLRKKIMKSGLRHTAFNTVGPSGSISIMSDNCSSGIEPVFMFSYTRETRLEAGKVFEFIHMPPLKWMLETNQEDLFGKYTAMELKEKLNYVQADELDFMDRIRMQSAIQEFTDSSISSTINLSEETPKDTIYQIYLEAWKHGLKGVTIFRNGCKKGVLSKKEDKKKSDSTLIRKDAAIQERELHDIERAERHRVMWKGSKMYIIVSLDESGNPIEIFVKLPKEAGVNGDGFYSEQVFQEKYSLWETITRLASLLLRVGMPIERILTQLDRSSYNIIDAAAIIARILRQYVSLDMDDQTIVAKELGAVCPECGKKAYVPEGGCKICKACGYTTCG; this is encoded by the coding sequence ATGACCGAACAATCAGTTATCACCCGTGAATCAGCTAAGATGGCTCTTGAAGAGCATACCCGTTTTCAGGAAACCGTAAGTTCCAAAAAATATCAGATCCGCGATCCAGAAGGACGTCTCCTTGAGCATTCGTTTACCGATGTAAAAAACAGGCTTTGCCGTGAGTTTTTAAAAAATTCCAGTTTTAATAAGCAGGAAAATGAACAGGTTTGTGAAATGCTCCAGTCCGGGCGTTTTATCCCTGCTGGTTCTATCCTTTGCGGTCTTGGAAATGACCACGCAAAATGTTCTTTAAGCAACTGCTATCTGGCAAAAATTGAATCAGATTCACTGGAAGGTATTTTTGAAGCCCAGAAAAAACTGGCAAGAACATATTCTTATCGTGGCGGCAGCGGTATAGATATTACCATACTCCGTCCGGCTGGTGATCCTGTCAACAATGCTGCGGTAACATCATCTGGTGCTGTAAGTTTTATGCCGTTATTCAGTGAGCTTACCAATACCATTGGCCAGAACGGCAGGCGCGGGGCGCTCATGATATCTCTTGATATCCGCCACCCTGACACTAAAAGGTTTATCTGGTGCAAAAGCAGACCCGGAGATATTTTCGGGGTGGATTCACTGACCGGTAAAATGCAGGATGTGTTCGGCGCTAATATCAGCCTGAAAGTTACTGATGAGTTTATGAAGGCTGTTGAAGAAGATGGTGACTGGACTTTTGTTTTTCCTCACCGGTCAAAAATATCAGCTAAAATTTATGATGAATCAACCTTGCAGCTTGTACCTGAGGTTTATGCAGCCCTTGATCCGCGCATCGGTGATAGAGTTGAAGCTGAAATAGTATATAAAATTGTTGAACTGGATGCCGAAAATTGTCTGATTAAAGTTCAGCCGGATCTTTCAACAGATGATGCCAAAGCCCCGTTGGGAGCTGAATCTTTTATTTTTTCCGTATCAAGACGGCGCAGTGAAAATTCGGATATCTTTGATCTTGTCCGTACCGTGTATAATACGCTCTGGGATGGCGACTACAGCAGATGGCAGGAGCTTGGACTTCCGCTTAAGGAGTATGAAAAGGTTAAAGCCCGTGAACTGCTTGAGGAGATAAGTGCTTCGGCATGGCAGTCTGGAGATCCCGGAATACTCTATCAGGATACGACACAGCGCAACACACCGGGTACTTATATCGATCCGCTCAGATTGAAACCAATGTCCACAAATCCCTGCGGGGAGCAGGCTCTTGGTTATTGGAGTAACTGCCTGCTGGGAGCCATGGTTCTTTTCCGCTATGTGGTAAACCCGTATACTAAAGAAGCAAGATTTGATTCTGAATTATTTCAGGAAGATCTTATCAGAACTCTGGCATTCATGGATACTATGTCCGATCTTAATCAGGATAAGCACCCATTGCAGGAGCATCGTGATGCGGATCGTTATGGCAAAAGAATCGGAATTGAATTTACCGGTCTTGGCGACATGCTGGCAATGCTCGGTATGCGTTATGGTAGTGCTGAGTCAGTCAATTTTGTTAAGGATATTCTCCGCGAAAAAGCCATTGTTGAGATTTCAACCAGTGCCGACCTTGCTGAACGTTTCGGCGTGGTTGAAGCTTTAAAAGATGTTGATGCCAGAAAACGTTTTCTTGAAAGCCCATATATAAAAAATCTGAATCTGCCGGAAAAATTGCGCAAGAAGATAATGAAAAGCGGATTGCGGCATACTGCATTTAATACTGTTGGGCCTTCCGGTTCAATTTCCATTATGTCAGATAACTGCTCTTCAGGAATAGAACCTGTATTTATGTTCAGTTATACCCGTGAAACACGCCTTGAAGCCGGAAAAGTTTTTGAGTTTATCCACATGCCACCGCTTAAATGGATGCTTGAAACCAATCAGGAAGACCTTTTCGGTAAATATACGGCCATGGAGCTTAAAGAAAAGCTTAACTATGTTCAGGCAGATGAACTTGATTTTATGGACCGTATCAGGATGCAGTCTGCTATTCAGGAGTTTACTGACAGTTCCATTTCATCAACAATCAATCTTTCGGAAGAAACACCTAAAGATACTATCTATCAGATCTATCTTGAAGCATGGAAGCACGGCTTAAAGGGTGTGACTATTTTTAGGAATGGTTGCAAAAAAGGTGTGCTCAGCAAAAAAGAGGATAAAAAGAAAAGTGACTCAACCCTGATTCGGAAAGATGCCGCTATTCAGGAAAGAGAACTGCATGACATTGAACGGGCCGAAAGACATCGGGTTATGTGGAAGGGCTCCAAAATGTATATAATAGTATCTCTTGATGAGTCCGGTAATCCGATTGAAATATTTGTTAAGCTCCCTAAAGAAGCCGGAGTAAATGGTGATGGCTTCTATAGCGAACAGGTCTTTCAGGAAAAATATTCGTTGTGGGAAACTATCACCAGACTGGCAAGTTTGCTGTTGCGTGTAGGAATGCCAATTGAAAGAATTCTTACCCAGCTTGACCGCTCAAGTTACAATATAATTGATGCAGCTGCTATTATTGCAAGAATTCTGCGCCAGTATGTATCACTTGATATGGATGATCAAACAATAGTTGCCAAAGAATTAGGGGCTGTGTGTCCTGAATGCGGCAAAAAAGCTTATGTTCCTGAAGGTGGATGCAAGATTTGTAAAGCCTGCGGATACACAACCTGCGGTTAG
- a CDS encoding GNAT family N-acetyltransferase, with the protein MSEAVSIRPLLTVENSVINLVLDVFHKCVASEFSDEGVSEFKQFVSSEALSRRLNEISFAFIAEIENHPVGIIEIKDNNHVAMLFVDYRYHKRGIAGRLFSIAREKCIADNSSFKGMTVNSSLGAVQAYERLGFLQIGSEQNFHGIRFIPMEMAL; encoded by the coding sequence ATGTCGGAAGCTGTTAGTATAAGACCTCTTTTAACCGTTGAAAACTCGGTTATAAATCTTGTTCTGGATGTTTTTCATAAATGTGTGGCCTCTGAATTTTCAGATGAAGGAGTTTCAGAGTTTAAACAGTTTGTCAGCTCAGAAGCCTTGAGTCGCAGATTAAATGAAATTTCATTTGCCTTTATTGCGGAAATTGAAAATCATCCGGTCGGGATTATTGAAATAAAAGATAATAATCATGTGGCTATGCTGTTTGTAGATTACCGCTATCATAAACGCGGAATAGCCGGTCGGCTTTTCAGCATAGCCAGAGAAAAATGCATTGCAGATAACAGCAGCTTTAAAGGTATGACAGTTAATTCTTCACTGGGAGCTGTTCAGGCTTATGAAAGGCTGGGATTTTTACAAATAGGCAGTGAACAGAATTTTCATGGCATCAGGTTTATACCAATGGAGATGGCTCTTTAA
- a CDS encoding sensor domain-containing diguanylate cyclase encodes MNVLCNIVRTFSIAILIYALLVSNSDSYASDNLREQTNILILDSYNPFMPWSHDFYEGLNEISKKSDYNIHLFMEYLDAQGMESEVNYEFLFRYLKEKYKNIHFSGVIANSDVAAEFTLNYGQLLAVHAPKVIYTTKRKSLNDDDTVLHLWGDVNLSVDKTVEIALQQNPGVRSALIIEGDNDSSRHRCERVRQQLKTYKSITVKTVSDFSLAELKRIVAGLDRDTIIFCSLIWSDKTGSHLVPREVAEEIATISNAPVYSFWGSFMGTGIVGGHLLDAGSIGKQMVYSLLDYMESGHFSKSNTTLRTFIDLKAVRRFSLDMESIPEKAVLINHPVSLWQRFRREFIVAGISLLIFSVSAVIWLSKLSVLNSMLRKSRDELEKRVDERTSELTLANVALKDSEARYHAFSNAIFEGVSIIKKGKIIDGNNILSEMLGYPLEEIIGSEVTRFVAPDEVERVKSNILTGHNSLYESLSVKKDGTVFPVEIRGRIFRYKGEMVRVTAIRDISERKQAEKALQETNKKLMDMAMQDGLTGIANRRNFDIKLEEEWRRMMRDRKMLSLIIFDVDYFKLYNDTYGHQAGDICLQTIAGHTKSIFKRSGDMLARYGGEEFVGILPGTDGHGAAVLAEQIRVRVENLKMPHESSEIGDYVTVSCGCSSVVPNKSTTLQALLEVADKALYEAKETGRNRVVSRKLN; translated from the coding sequence ATGAATGTATTATGTAATATAGTCAGGACATTTTCTATTGCCATATTGATCTATGCTTTGCTGGTTTCAAATTCTGATAGTTATGCTTCTGATAATTTAAGAGAACAGACTAATATACTTATTCTTGATTCCTACAATCCTTTTATGCCTTGGTCTCACGATTTTTATGAAGGGCTTAATGAAATTTCTAAAAAATCAGATTATAATATCCATTTATTTATGGAATATCTTGATGCTCAAGGCATGGAAAGTGAGGTCAATTACGAATTTTTATTCAGGTATCTAAAAGAAAAGTATAAAAATATTCATTTTTCAGGAGTCATTGCCAACTCAGACGTTGCTGCTGAATTTACCTTGAACTATGGACAGTTACTCGCCGTCCACGCACCCAAAGTTATCTATACAACTAAGCGAAAATCTTTGAACGATGATGATACAGTTTTACATTTATGGGGGGATGTTAACCTTTCTGTTGATAAAACGGTTGAAATAGCGTTGCAGCAGAATCCTGGAGTCCGGTCTGCACTTATAATTGAAGGGGATAATGATTCCAGCAGGCACAGGTGTGAAAGAGTCAGGCAACAGCTCAAAACTTATAAATCAATTACCGTAAAGACGGTATCTGATTTTTCTTTAGCAGAATTGAAAAGGATAGTTGCCGGGCTTGACCGTGATACAATTATTTTTTGTTCATTAATCTGGTCGGATAAGACTGGTTCTCATCTGGTGCCGCGTGAAGTGGCAGAAGAAATAGCGACAATTTCAAATGCTCCGGTTTACAGCTTCTGGGGATCATTTATGGGTACCGGTATTGTCGGCGGACATCTTCTTGATGCCGGGAGTATCGGTAAGCAGATGGTTTATTCTCTTTTAGATTATATGGAGTCAGGACATTTCAGTAAATCTAATACAACCTTGCGGACTTTTATAGATTTGAAAGCTGTCAGACGTTTTAGCCTTGATATGGAAAGTATCCCTGAAAAAGCTGTTCTAATAAATCATCCGGTCAGCCTGTGGCAAAGGTTTCGCCGTGAATTTATTGTAGCTGGTATAAGCCTGTTGATTTTTTCAGTAAGTGCCGTGATCTGGCTTAGCAAGCTCTCGGTTTTAAATTCCATGCTCCGCAAAAGTCGTGATGAACTGGAAAAAAGGGTAGATGAAAGAACAAGTGAACTGACTCTTGCTAATGTCGCTTTGAAAGACAGTGAAGCGCGGTATCATGCTTTTTCAAATGCCATTTTTGAAGGTGTTAGCATAATTAAGAAAGGTAAAATTATTGATGGGAATAATATTTTATCAGAAATGCTCGGGTATCCTCTGGAAGAAATTATAGGGTCCGAAGTGACCAGATTTGTAGCCCCGGATGAAGTCGAACGGGTTAAAAGCAATATTTTAACAGGGCATAACAGTTTGTATGAATCCTTATCTGTAAAAAAAGACGGAACTGTTTTTCCTGTTGAAATTCGAGGAAGAATTTTTAGATACAAGGGGGAGATGGTCAGGGTTACAGCCATAAGAGATATTTCAGAGCGCAAGCAGGCTGAGAAAGCCTTGCAGGAAACAAATAAGAAACTTATGGATATGGCTATGCAGGACGGTCTGACCGGTATCGCCAACCGCCGTAATTTTGATATCAAACTGGAAGAAGAATGGCGCAGAATGATGCGGGATAGAAAAATGCTCTCGCTTATTATCTTTGATGTTGATTACTTCAAACTTTATAATGATACATACGGACATCAGGCTGGAGATATCTGCCTTCAGACAATTGCAGGGCATACAAAAAGTATTTTTAAGCGTTCTGGTGATATGCTGGCAAGATATGGTGGTGAGGAATTTGTAGGAATACTTCCGGGTACCGATGGGCATGGAGCCGCGGTTCTTGCGGAGCAGATTCGTGTCAGAGTGGAAAATTTGAAGATGCCTCACGAATCATCAGAAATAGGTGATTATGTTACGGTAAGCTGCGGATGTTCCTCGGTTGTTCCCAATAAATCGACCACACTTCAGGCTCTGCTGGAAGTTGCTGACAAAGCCCTGTATGAAGCCAAGGAAACCGGAAGAAACAGGGTTGTTTCCAGAAAACTTAATTAG